From Hymenobacter sedentarius, a single genomic window includes:
- a CDS encoding aminotransferase class III-fold pyridoxal phosphate-dependent enzyme: MHPTLDTDKDQILHDNLDHTLFSWSKQTGLNPINAERAEGVYVWDRDGKRYLDFSSQLMNVNIGHGDQRVTEAVAAQMRELSYVYPGMITKARGDLGKRLAEITAPNLTKAFFTLGGAEAIENAIKLARVYTGRHKIVSLYQSFHGASYGAISVGGDPRKFAVDSQAMPGTVHVENPFFYRCPWYSATPEECAQRAADAMERIIGYENPGSVAAIILEGESGTSGCIKYPPGYWKRVREICDKHGILLIADEVMSGFGRTGKWFGSDHHGVKVDLMCMAKGITAGYLPLGAVMVDEKIAKTFDEKPLPLGLTYSAHPVSCAAAVAVLDIYESDNLLENTVEMGKYMDEQVAQLMRHHPSIGDWRNTGLFGCIELVKNRDTKEPMAPWNATNDQMAIMNQVAAKIRELGMYTFVRWNYIFICPPLTINKEEINEGLAIISEAISIADKYVY; this comes from the coding sequence ATGCATCCGACCCTCGATACCGACAAGGACCAAATCCTGCACGACAACCTCGACCACACCCTCTTTTCCTGGTCGAAGCAAACGGGCCTGAACCCCATCAACGCCGAGCGCGCCGAGGGCGTGTACGTGTGGGACCGGGACGGCAAACGCTACCTCGACTTTTCGTCGCAGCTGATGAACGTGAACATCGGCCACGGCGACCAGCGCGTGACCGAAGCCGTGGCCGCCCAAATGCGGGAGTTGAGCTACGTGTACCCGGGCATGATAACCAAAGCGCGCGGCGACCTCGGCAAGCGGCTGGCCGAAATCACCGCGCCCAACCTCACCAAAGCCTTCTTCACGCTGGGCGGCGCCGAGGCCATCGAAAACGCCATCAAACTGGCCCGGGTGTACACCGGCCGCCACAAGATTGTGTCGCTGTACCAGTCGTTCCACGGGGCCAGCTACGGCGCCATCAGCGTGGGCGGCGACCCGCGCAAATTTGCCGTCGACAGCCAGGCCATGCCCGGCACGGTACACGTCGAAAACCCGTTTTTCTATCGCTGCCCCTGGTATAGCGCTACGCCCGAAGAGTGCGCCCAGCGCGCCGCCGACGCCATGGAGCGGATCATCGGCTACGAGAACCCGGGCAGTGTGGCCGCCATTATTCTGGAAGGAGAGTCGGGTACGTCGGGCTGCATTAAGTATCCACCCGGCTACTGGAAGCGCGTGCGCGAAATCTGCGACAAACACGGCATCCTGCTCATTGCCGATGAGGTGATGTCGGGCTTTGGCCGCACCGGCAAGTGGTTCGGCTCCGACCACCACGGCGTGAAAGTCGACCTGATGTGCATGGCCAAAGGCATCACCGCCGGCTACCTGCCCCTGGGCGCCGTGATGGTAGACGAGAAAATTGCCAAGACCTTCGACGAAAAGCCGCTGCCCCTGGGCCTGACCTATTCGGCTCACCCGGTTTCGTGCGCTGCCGCCGTGGCCGTGCTCGATATTTACGAGTCGGATAACCTACTGGAAAACACGGTGGAAATGGGCAAGTACATGGACGAGCAAGTAGCTCAACTCATGCGCCACCACCCCAGCATCGGCGACTGGCGCAACACCGGCCTCTTCGGCTGTATTGAGCTGGTGAAAAACCGCGACACCAAAGAGCCCATGGCCCCCTGGAATGCGACCAACGACCAGATGGCCATCATGAACCAAGTAGCAGCAAAAATCCGCGAGCTGGGCATGTACACCTTCGTGCGCTGGAATTACATTTTCATCTGCCCGCCGCTGACGATTAACAAAGAGGAAATCAACGAGGGCCTGGCCATTATTTCCGAGGCCATCAGCATTGCCGATAAGTACGTGTACTAA
- a CDS encoding CoA-acylating methylmalonate-semialdehyde dehydrogenase, which yields MEVQTLKYPAIQNYVGGQPANDSGTATMDVFSPLTGALISTVPLSGAAALDAAVQAAKAAYPAWSATPIKERVQIFYRYKTLLERDMKALADLVREENGKTYDEARAEVEKAIELTEFACSMPQLIQGEFLEVSKGVEARVERKPLGVVASIAPFNFPNMVPHWTIPNAIVLGNTMVLKPSEQVPLSAVKIAELLKEAGLPDGVLNIVNGDKQIVEAICDHPDIQAVSFVGSTKIAKVVYIRATSNLKRCVALGGAKNHLMVLPDAHPEMTASNVAASMSGCAGQRCMAGSTMVGVGAIDGIVAKIVEEAKKIVPGQNLGSVISKEAKERIEQHITEAEAAGAKVLLDGRNAVVPGHEDGYYVGATVIDYVTPDMRIAQEEVFGPVLAIMRTSTLDEALAIENANPYGNAAAVFTASGSSARYVMDHANAGMIGVNIGVPVPREPFSFGGWNDSKFGACDITGKSSIEFWTQLKKTTTKWNPESRVNWMS from the coding sequence ATGGAAGTTCAAACTCTGAAGTATCCCGCTATCCAGAATTATGTTGGCGGACAACCCGCAAACGATTCCGGTACGGCCACCATGGACGTATTTAGCCCCCTCACCGGGGCCTTGATTTCTACCGTTCCGCTAAGCGGGGCCGCAGCGCTCGACGCTGCGGTGCAAGCAGCTAAGGCGGCTTATCCCGCGTGGTCGGCCACGCCGATTAAGGAGCGGGTGCAAATCTTTTACCGCTACAAAACGCTGCTCGAGCGCGACATGAAAGCCCTGGCCGACCTGGTGCGCGAGGAGAACGGCAAGACCTACGACGAGGCCCGCGCCGAGGTCGAAAAAGCCATTGAGCTGACTGAGTTTGCCTGCTCCATGCCGCAGCTTATCCAGGGCGAGTTTCTGGAAGTGAGCAAGGGCGTAGAAGCCCGCGTTGAGCGCAAGCCTCTGGGCGTGGTGGCCAGCATCGCGCCGTTCAACTTCCCCAACATGGTGCCCCACTGGACCATTCCAAATGCCATTGTGCTGGGAAATACCATGGTGCTGAAGCCCTCGGAGCAAGTGCCCCTGAGCGCCGTTAAGATTGCCGAGCTGCTGAAGGAAGCCGGCTTGCCCGATGGCGTCCTCAACATCGTGAACGGCGACAAGCAAATCGTGGAAGCCATCTGCGACCACCCCGATATTCAGGCCGTGTCCTTCGTGGGCTCTACCAAGATTGCCAAGGTGGTGTACATCCGCGCCACCAGCAATCTGAAGCGTTGCGTAGCGCTGGGCGGCGCCAAAAACCACCTGATGGTATTACCCGACGCCCATCCCGAAATGACGGCCTCGAACGTGGCCGCCAGTATGTCGGGCTGCGCGGGCCAGCGCTGCATGGCCGGCTCCACCATGGTAGGCGTGGGTGCTATCGATGGCATCGTGGCCAAGATTGTAGAAGAAGCCAAGAAGATTGTGCCCGGCCAGAACCTGGGCTCGGTTATTAGCAAAGAGGCCAAGGAGCGCATCGAGCAGCACATCACCGAGGCCGAAGCGGCCGGGGCCAAGGTCTTGCTCGACGGCCGCAACGCCGTAGTGCCCGGCCACGAAGACGGCTACTACGTGGGCGCCACCGTGATTGACTACGTGACGCCCGACATGCGCATCGCCCAGGAAGAAGTATTCGGCCCGGTGCTCGCCATCATGCGCACCAGCACCCTGGACGAAGCCTTGGCAATCGAAAACGCCAACCCCTACGGCAACGCCGCCGCGGTATTCACGGCCAGCGGCAGCAGCGCCCGCTATGTCATGGACCACGCCAACGCCGGCATGATAGGCGTGAACATCGGCGTGCCCGTGCCCCGCGAGCCGTTCTCCTTCGGCGGCTGGAACGATTCCAAGTTTGGCGCCTGCGACATCACCGGCAAAAGCTCCATCGAATTCTGGACCCAGCTCAAGAAAACCACCACCAAGTGGAACCCCGAGTCGCGGGTGAACTGGATGAGCTAG
- a CDS encoding GIY-YIG nuclease family protein yields the protein MGFYVYILTNPARTVLYTGVTNNLERRLHEHSMGLGEAGKFTGRYQCNLLVYFEVSPDARQAIAREKQIKNWARGKKEFLISTINPAWEPIDLQTWTG from the coding sequence TTGGGTTTTTACGTCTACATTCTCACCAACCCAGCCCGAACTGTGCTATACACCGGAGTTACCAACAACCTGGAGCGTCGCCTGCACGAGCATAGCATGGGTTTGGGTGAGGCGGGGAAGTTTACTGGCCGCTATCAATGCAACCTGCTTGTCTACTTTGAAGTCAGTCCTGATGCCCGGCAAGCTATTGCTAGAGAGAAACAGATTAAGAACTGGGCTCGTGGGAAAAAGGAATTTCTTATTTCCACAATTAACCCAGCTTGGGAGCCAATAGATTTACAAACCTGGACCGGCTGA